The following are encoded together in the Candidatus Methylomirabilis sp. genome:
- a CDS encoding CusA/CzcA family heavy metal efflux RND transporter yields MLQRIFELSLENRFLVLILTALLVLGGVMALRDLPIDAVPDITTVQVQVLTKTAPMSPVDVERYVTFPIEAAMSGLPDLQELRSVSRFGLSAVTIVFKDHVNAYFARQLVAERMATAREQIPAGFGTPELAPISTGLGEVYQFVVKGDSFTPMQLREILDWQIAYRLRTVPGVVEVSQWGGYTKQYHVIVDQRKLVSYRIPIGRVFDELEKNNAIAGGGYIEHNGEAYVIRGEGLVENQEDLSRILVGTGPGGTPITVAQLGQVRIDSMPRIGAATRNAEGETVVAMALMLRGGNGRVVAERIKDEVERMKPSLPPGVSIEPYYDRSDLVNKVIRTVTTNLIEGALLVVAVLLLLLGNLRGGLIVAAAIPLSMLVAFTGMVQTGISGNLMSLGAIDFGLIVDGAVVMIENIIRHLAEERSVRREERPLIILRAGREVLRPIFFAVSIIVIVYLPILTLQGVEGKMFKPMAFTVIFALIGSLILSFTLMPVLASLFLRGPIAEGDSWLLRRVKILYLPRLAWCVHHPKMTAIMAASAFIISLAFVPFLGGEFIPQLDEGDIVLQTWRLPSTALDQSIKDSLEIERTLLRFPEVRQVVSRIGSPEVATDVMGMEASDVFVALRPSREWKAGMTKDRLIDQLAAALSSEVPGVGMSFAQPIEMRFNEMIAGVRSDVGLKIFGDDLNVLKEKGDQAAHILRQIRGGQDIRVEQVTGLPALRIQVDRRRIARYGINAADVLAAVEAAGAGRVVGTVFEGQRRFPLVVRAIGSGRTDLPSFQDLPVAAPNGALIPLAQLATVSVEEGPAQVSREDISRRIVVEANVRGRDLSSFVREAQDRIAKELTLPPGYHIKWGGQFENLARATSRLAIVVPLSLCLIFVLLYTTFNAVRPALLIFLNVPLAVTGGVLALALRGLPFSISAGVGFIALFGVAVLNGVVLMSYILHLREEGLSARDAAFKAAEIRLRPVLMTALVAGLGFIPMALSHGVGAEVQRPLATVVIGGLVTSTLLTLFVLPSLYRWFEKDAADAA; encoded by the coding sequence ATGCTCCAGCGTATTTTTGAGCTGTCTCTGGAAAACCGATTTCTCGTCCTGATCCTGACCGCTCTCCTGGTCCTCGGCGGCGTGATGGCCTTGCGCGACCTGCCGATCGACGCTGTCCCGGACATCACCACGGTCCAGGTCCAGGTTCTGACGAAAACGGCGCCCATGAGCCCCGTGGACGTGGAGCGATACGTCACCTTCCCGATCGAAGCGGCGATGAGCGGTCTGCCGGACCTGCAAGAGCTCCGCTCGGTGAGCCGATTCGGTCTGTCGGCCGTCACCATCGTCTTTAAGGACCACGTCAACGCCTACTTTGCCCGGCAACTGGTCGCCGAACGGATGGCGACGGCCAGAGAACAGATTCCTGCCGGCTTCGGGACACCAGAGCTCGCGCCGATCTCCACAGGGCTGGGCGAGGTCTACCAGTTCGTGGTGAAGGGCGATAGTTTTACGCCAATGCAATTGCGCGAGATCCTCGATTGGCAGATCGCGTACAGGCTGCGTACGGTCCCAGGTGTCGTGGAAGTGTCGCAATGGGGCGGGTACACGAAGCAGTACCACGTCATCGTAGACCAGAGAAAACTCGTCTCGTACCGAATTCCTATCGGGCGAGTGTTTGATGAACTTGAAAAGAATAACGCCATCGCCGGCGGCGGCTACATTGAGCACAACGGCGAGGCGTATGTGATTCGAGGCGAGGGGCTGGTCGAAAATCAGGAAGATCTGTCCCGGATCCTGGTGGGCACCGGACCGGGCGGTACGCCGATTACGGTCGCTCAACTGGGCCAGGTGAGGATCGACTCGATGCCCCGGATCGGAGCAGCGACCCGAAATGCCGAGGGGGAAACGGTGGTCGCCATGGCGCTGATGCTTCGCGGCGGCAACGGCCGCGTCGTAGCTGAGCGGATTAAAGACGAGGTGGAGCGGATGAAACCGAGTCTTCCGCCCGGGGTCTCTATTGAGCCGTACTATGACCGATCAGATCTCGTCAATAAGGTCATCCGAACCGTCACCACCAATCTGATCGAGGGAGCGCTGCTGGTCGTTGCCGTTCTGCTCTTGCTCCTCGGCAACCTCCGAGGCGGCCTGATCGTCGCCGCAGCGATCCCCCTCTCCATGCTGGTCGCCTTCACGGGAATGGTCCAGACCGGAATCTCCGGCAATCTGATGAGCCTGGGCGCGATCGATTTCGGGCTGATCGTGGACGGCGCGGTGGTGATGATTGAAAATATCATTCGGCATCTGGCGGAAGAGCGCAGCGTACGACGAGAGGAACGTCCTCTCATTATCCTCCGAGCCGGGCGCGAGGTCCTGCGACCCATCTTCTTCGCCGTCAGCATTATCGTCATCGTCTACCTGCCGATTCTCACGTTACAGGGCGTCGAGGGAAAGATGTTCAAGCCGATGGCGTTCACGGTCATTTTCGCCCTCATTGGATCGCTGATCCTGTCGTTTACGCTGATGCCGGTTCTGGCTTCCCTGTTCCTGCGGGGGCCGATCGCCGAGGGCGATTCGTGGCTCCTCCGCCGCGTGAAGATTCTGTACCTGCCGCGACTCGCGTGGTGTGTCCACCACCCGAAAATGACGGCCATTATGGCGGCATCGGCCTTTATCATCAGCCTCGCGTTTGTGCCGTTTCTCGGCGGAGAGTTTATCCCGCAACTCGACGAGGGTGATATTGTGCTGCAGACCTGGCGTCTCCCGAGCACCGCGTTAGATCAATCAATCAAGGACTCTCTTGAGATTGAACGTACCCTCCTGCGTTTTCCCGAGGTGCGGCAGGTGGTGTCGAGAATCGGGTCTCCCGAAGTGGCGACCGACGTGATGGGGATGGAGGCATCCGATGTCTTCGTCGCCCTCCGACCGTCACGGGAGTGGAAAGCCGGCATGACAAAAGACCGGTTGATCGACCAGCTTGCTGCGGCCCTCTCGTCCGAAGTCCCGGGCGTAGGTATGAGCTTTGCCCAGCCGATTGAGATGCGTTTTAACGAAATGATTGCGGGTGTCCGATCCGATGTCGGGCTCAAGATTTTTGGTGATGATCTCAACGTCTTGAAAGAAAAAGGTGACCAGGCAGCCCACATCCTGCGACAGATCCGTGGCGGCCAGGATATTCGAGTCGAGCAGGTGACCGGCCTCCCGGCCCTGCGTATTCAGGTGGACCGGCGGCGGATCGCCCGATACGGAATCAACGCAGCGGATGTCCTGGCCGCTGTCGAGGCGGCCGGCGCCGGCAGGGTGGTGGGAACGGTCTTTGAAGGGCAGCGACGATTCCCCCTGGTTGTCCGAGCGATCGGCAGCGGCCGTACTGATCTGCCTTCCTTCCAAGACTTACCGGTCGCGGCGCCAAATGGCGCCCTTATCCCGCTGGCCCAACTGGCCACCGTTAGCGTCGAAGAGGGCCCGGCGCAGGTGAGCCGTGAAGATATCAGCCGACGGATCGTCGTAGAAGCCAATGTCAGAGGTCGCGACCTGAGCTCGTTTGTACGCGAGGCGCAAGACCGAATTGCCAAAGAACTCACGCTGCCTCCCGGCTATCATATCAAGTGGGGCGGGCAATTCGAAAACCTGGCACGAGCAACGAGTCGCCTGGCGATCGTCGTTCCTCTGTCGCTGTGCCTGATCTTTGTCCTGCTGTACACCACCTTTAATGCCGTTCGACCTGCGCTGCTGATCTTTTTGAACGTCCCGCTGGCGGTGACCGGTGGGGTGCTTGCCTTGGCGCTGCGCGGATTGCCGTTCAGTATCTCCGCCGGGGTGGGTTTTATTGCCCTGTTCGGCGTGGCCGTCCTGAACGGCGTGGTTCTGATGAGTTACATCTTACACCTTCGCGAGGAAGGGCTCTCGGCGCGCGACGCCGCATTCAAGGCCGCCGAAATCCGTCTGCGGCCGGTCCTGATGACAGCCCTCGTCGCCGGTCTCGGGTTCATCCCGATGGCACTCTCCCACGGCGTAGGCGCCGAGGTCCAGCGCCCGCTGGCCACGGTCGTTATCGGCGGCCTCGTGACATCCACACTACTGACGCTCTTCGTGCTCCCGAGCCTCTATCGCTGGTTTGAGAAAGACGCCGCAGACGCTGCCTAA
- a CDS encoding efflux RND transporter periplasmic adaptor subunit, giving the protein MIVHSFISLTPHARALPTAIIAAALALAACGRTPDEQQKVEPKAEQRSDKITISTETQTRFGFTTAKPQRITPVRLIEATAAIAPDPARVSHIAPIAKGRIVRVYVQVGDLVNQGAPLFEYDNIELGEAIGDYMAESADLRRDLANLHHAQQMLDRGQLLLKKEAIAEKEVHIREAERRVAEAAVANRHARIARVKEKLYRFGMTEEQIDELSTSYEKSFRREASSTVVRAPISGVIIKREGAPGEVVGPEKELLAIADLSSVWTLVDIYEKDLGQVRRGTAAEINVEAYPGDTFRGTISYVSDLLDPETRTAKARVEIPNHQGKLKLGMFATVRLRARVVNGSATVTAIPSSAIQQIDGQPSVFVKLDPVTFARRKVKLGPASGDLVEVAEGLTGDEHLVTTGSFTLKSEFLKEQIAQGQGQ; this is encoded by the coding sequence ATGATTGTACATTCATTCATCAGCCTCACGCCTCACGCTCGTGCCTTGCCGACGGCAATCATCGCGGCAGCGCTGGCGCTGGCGGCCTGCGGCCGAACCCCAGACGAACAACAAAAGGTTGAGCCCAAGGCTGAGCAGAGAAGTGATAAGATCACGATCTCGACCGAGACTCAGACCAGATTCGGATTTACTACCGCCAAGCCCCAGCGTATTACGCCGGTCCGGCTCATTGAAGCCACAGCCGCTATCGCGCCGGATCCTGCACGCGTGAGTCACATCGCACCGATCGCCAAGGGGCGTATCGTCCGAGTCTATGTGCAGGTTGGCGACTTGGTGAACCAGGGTGCCCCGCTCTTCGAGTACGACAACATCGAGCTGGGGGAGGCGATCGGAGACTATATGGCCGAGTCAGCCGATCTGCGGCGAGATCTGGCCAACCTGCACCATGCGCAGCAAATGCTGGATCGCGGGCAACTGCTCCTGAAAAAAGAAGCCATTGCTGAAAAAGAGGTCCACATCCGGGAGGCGGAGCGGCGAGTCGCCGAAGCGGCGGTCGCGAATCGGCATGCGCGAATCGCACGGGTGAAGGAGAAGCTGTACCGATTCGGCATGACTGAGGAGCAGATCGACGAGCTGTCGACCAGCTACGAGAAGTCGTTCCGTCGTGAGGCCTCCTCTACCGTCGTCAGGGCGCCGATCAGTGGCGTGATCATCAAGCGGGAGGGGGCGCCCGGCGAGGTGGTCGGACCCGAAAAAGAGCTGCTGGCGATCGCCGACCTCTCCAGCGTCTGGACGCTGGTGGATATTTACGAGAAGGACCTGGGCCAAGTTCGACGTGGAACAGCCGCTGAAATCAACGTCGAGGCCTACCCGGGGGACACCTTTCGCGGCACCATCAGCTACGTCAGCGATCTCCTCGATCCCGAAACGCGGACCGCTAAGGCGCGCGTAGAGATCCCCAACCATCAGGGGAAATTGAAACTCGGGATGTTCGCAACCGTCCGGCTTCGAGCCCGGGTCGTTAATGGAAGCGCGACGGTAACAGCGATTCCCTCGTCCGCCATTCAGCAGATCGATGGGCAACCGTCGGTCTTCGTCAAACTCGATCCGGTGACGTTTGCGCGGCGGAAGGTCAAGCTTGGACCCGCATCAGGAGACCTCGTGGAAGTCGCCGAAGGTCTCACAGGGGATGAGCATCTCGTGACGACGGGCAGCTTCACGTTGAAATCTGAGTTCCTGAAAGAACAAATCGCTCAGGGACAAGGTCAATAG
- a CDS encoding TolC family protein, protein MRHMHRVSFVVPLLIWCSTPLSAGAQLQEFPRTLSLADALQIAGRQNSGLQAEMTTRQIAHGDATTAALLPNPQLSLRSEGFRGGSFVDRQEFFFEVSQEVQTAGKRAQQMAVASANLRATEANVDNTARLLRLTVKQTYFQIVLAKTDLTVARDLLTDFDRTVRSKEEQFRLGEISGAELRRVQVERFRVFDDVVASELNLKQAKATLLTLLGVTDPTFEFDVTEELAKGAPVGSLAPLHAEALQSRPDLKAQHQRFVRAHEQTGLEQARRFPNLFPFVGYKRNFSEDSVMFGVSAPLPLFNRNQGGIVRAQAEEERESLQLRRSETQALLEVDQAFNRFESEHRRLEGLETEYLPKARESREIAEAAHKLGAIDLTAFLDAQRTFREVQRLYNRSLYELSIARFQVEAAVGR, encoded by the coding sequence ATGAGACACATGCACCGTGTCAGTTTTGTGGTCCCTCTCTTGATCTGGTGTAGTACGCCTCTTTCTGCTGGCGCCCAACTCCAGGAGTTCCCGAGGACGCTTTCGCTGGCCGACGCCTTGCAGATCGCAGGACGGCAAAACTCCGGTCTGCAGGCAGAGATGACGACCAGACAGATCGCACATGGAGACGCGACCACCGCGGCGCTGCTCCCAAACCCGCAGCTTTCGCTCAGATCAGAAGGGTTTCGCGGGGGCTCATTTGTCGATCGACAGGAGTTCTTTTTTGAAGTCAGTCAGGAGGTTCAGACAGCCGGCAAGCGCGCCCAGCAGATGGCCGTTGCGAGCGCGAATCTTCGCGCGACCGAGGCCAACGTCGACAATACGGCTCGTCTTCTCAGGCTCACGGTTAAGCAGACATACTTCCAGATCGTGCTGGCCAAGACCGATCTTACTGTGGCCCGCGACCTGCTGACCGACTTTGATCGGACCGTCCGCTCCAAGGAGGAGCAGTTCCGTCTCGGCGAGATCTCCGGGGCGGAACTGAGGCGTGTGCAGGTTGAGCGCTTCAGGGTGTTTGACGACGTGGTCGCTTCAGAGCTGAACCTCAAACAGGCCAAGGCCACGCTGCTCACGCTGCTCGGCGTTACCGACCCGACATTCGAATTCGATGTGACCGAAGAACTTGCGAAGGGCGCACCTGTCGGCAGTCTGGCACCGCTCCATGCCGAGGCCCTGCAGAGCCGCCCGGACCTCAAGGCTCAGCATCAGCGGTTTGTCCGGGCTCATGAACAGACCGGACTCGAACAGGCGCGGCGCTTCCCGAATCTTTTTCCCTTCGTGGGCTACAAGCGAAACTTCAGCGAGGACAGCGTCATGTTTGGCGTCTCGGCCCCTCTGCCCCTCTTCAATCGGAACCAGGGAGGCATCGTTCGAGCTCAGGCTGAAGAGGAGCGAGAATCGTTGCAACTCAGGCGATCGGAAACTCAGGCGCTCCTGGAGGTAGATCAGGCGTTCAACAGGTTTGAGAGCGAACACCGACGCCTCGAAGGACTGGAAACCGAATACCTGCCCAAGGCCCGAGAATCGCGGGAAATCGCCGAGGCTGCGCACAAGCTGGGAGCCATCGATCTCACGGCGTTTCTGGACGCACAGCGAACTTTCCGGGAGGTCCAGCGGCTGTACAACCGCTCCCTGTACGAACTGAGCATCGCCAGGTTTCAAGTCGAGGCGGCCGTCGGCCGGTAG
- a CDS encoding PASTA domain-containing protein yields MKLLRLLVKGLAWALVLTAVAVVSGAITVWLATEKDKVQLPRVIGMDSTAALDLLRGQGLQPKVSGREYSEQVPKDAILSQRPASGSWVQKNSEVRLVISQGGDAVALPSLTRLPLPQAQQLLQRYGFTLGRVAQVHSSERPKGEVIAQDPEAGALVRRGSPVAVLLSLGPLEEPPPVLTPPSLSLLEQHSTKQ; encoded by the coding sequence ATGAAACTCCTCCGTCTGCTGGTCAAAGGGCTCGCGTGGGCCCTGGTCCTCACCGCTGTGGCTGTCGTGAGCGGCGCCATCACGGTGTGGCTTGCTACCGAAAAGGATAAGGTCCAGCTTCCGCGGGTCATCGGAATGGACTCCACGGCGGCCCTCGATCTGCTGCGCGGGCAGGGGCTTCAGCCGAAAGTAAGCGGCCGGGAGTACAGCGAACAGGTCCCGAAGGATGCCATCTTGTCCCAACGGCCGGCCAGCGGCTCGTGGGTACAAAAGAATAGCGAAGTTCGTCTGGTGATCAGTCAGGGGGGCGACGCGGTCGCACTCCCCAGCCTGACTAGACTGCCGCTACCCCAGGCGCAGCAGCTCCTGCAGCGTTATGGCTTCACCCTTGGCCGGGTGGCGCAGGTCCATTCGTCGGAGCGCCCAAAGGGGGAGGTGATCGCCCAGGATCCCGAGGCCGGCGCCCTTGTTCGAAGGGGGAGCCCGGTTGCTGTACTGCTCAGCCTTGGTCCGCTTGAGGAGCCGCCCCCCGTACTCACACCGCCTTCCTTGAGCCTACTCGAACAGCACAGTACGAAACAATGA
- the rsmB gene encoding 16S rRNA (cytosine(967)-C(5))-methyltransferase RsmB, with protein sequence MARSSAAPINARRLALEILTQVEEQQAYASLLLDARLKRSRLSSQDRALATELTYGVLRWQGRLDYLLAAVTDRPWDRVDPALRRLLRLGAYQILFLTRIPAYAAVNETVALTQAVMRSHLKPVAKAFVNAILRRLLERHATIHFSDPSDDPVGALAARWSHPPWLVARWLKRLGTEETEALLQANNDTPALSVMVNRLKRQPEEVQERLSKISGSVTPGRFVPGAFHLKDGAEALRDPAFADGWYFPMDEAAALPVLLLDPQPGDVVLDACAGGGGKTALILGQLAGKGRVIALDPSARAHRRLQEAKARLGLDRVSPVQADARQAAQLFTRQVDRILVDAPCSGLGTLRRHPERRWQQQEAGLAALAHLQRELLHGVAPILKPGGFLVYSTCSLEPEETDAVVETFLRDFPEFTIADPSGSLPATVAKLIDSKGAIRTWPHRHRIDGFYTIRLRRGNR encoded by the coding sequence TTGGCTCGCTCTAGTGCTGCGCCAATCAACGCGCGGCGTCTCGCACTTGAGATATTGACCCAGGTGGAGGAACAGCAGGCTTACGCCAGCCTGTTGCTGGACGCCAGGCTGAAGCGTTCGCGCCTTTCGTCACAGGATCGGGCGCTGGCAACCGAGCTGACGTACGGCGTCCTCCGCTGGCAGGGTCGTCTCGATTACCTGTTGGCCGCCGTGACCGACCGCCCCTGGGACAGGGTCGATCCGGCGCTGCGCCGTTTGCTGCGCCTTGGCGCCTACCAGATCCTCTTCTTGACGCGCATACCGGCCTATGCCGCCGTGAACGAGACCGTCGCCCTGACTCAAGCAGTCATGCGCAGCCACCTCAAGCCTGTCGCTAAAGCCTTCGTCAATGCGATCTTGCGTCGATTGCTGGAGCGCCATGCCACGATCCACTTTTCTGATCCGTCCGACGATCCGGTCGGCGCCCTCGCGGCGCGCTGGTCGCACCCGCCGTGGCTGGTTGCCCGGTGGCTGAAGCGGCTGGGGACCGAAGAGACCGAAGCGCTTTTGCAAGCCAACAACGACACCCCGGCGCTGTCGGTTATGGTCAACCGCCTCAAGCGTCAGCCCGAGGAGGTCCAGGAGCGCCTCTCCAAGATCTCGGGATCGGTGACGCCGGGCCGGTTCGTCCCTGGCGCCTTTCACCTCAAAGATGGCGCTGAGGCGCTGCGCGATCCGGCATTCGCGGACGGCTGGTACTTCCCGATGGACGAGGCGGCGGCCCTACCGGTCCTCCTGCTGGATCCCCAGCCCGGCGACGTCGTATTGGATGCCTGTGCCGGCGGCGGCGGGAAAACGGCCTTGATTCTGGGTCAACTCGCCGGAAAAGGCCGAGTCATTGCGCTCGACCCGAGTGCTCGCGCCCACCGACGCCTCCAAGAGGCCAAGGCACGCCTGGGTCTCGATCGAGTCTCCCCGGTCCAGGCCGATGCCAGACAGGCCGCGCAGTTATTCACGCGCCAGGTGGACAGGATTTTGGTCGATGCGCCATGCAGCGGCCTCGGCACCCTCAGACGCCATCCCGAGCGAAGGTGGCAGCAGCAAGAGGCGGGCTTGGCAGCCCTGGCACACCTGCAACGTGAGCTGCTTCATGGTGTCGCACCGATCCTCAAACCTGGAGGCTTCCTGGTTTACAGCACCTGTTCGCTTGAACCAGAGGAGACCGACGCCGTGGTCGAGACGTTCCTGCGTGACTTCCCGGAGTTTACCATCGCCGACCCCTCCGGCAGCCTTCCAGCCACGGTTGCAAAGCTGATCGATTCCAAGGGCGCTATTCGCACCTGGCCGCACCGCCACAGAATTGATGGCTTCTATACTATTCGACTGCGCAGAGGCAACAGATGA
- a CDS encoding glucose 1-dehydrogenase, with the protein MAYQPLRGQKALVTGANSGIGEGVARALAAAGAAVAINYITNAEVAYAIVNELQASGVDAMAIRADVSKEDEVRALFRDVFAAWGTLDILVNNAGVHRDASITEMTLDQWEFVLRVNLTGMFLCAREAAREMIRRGVRPEISRAAGKIICISSVQEKIPWAGRVNYTASKGGVKLLMQSLAKELAPHRIRVNSIAPGAVQTRNNRRTHETQEELERLLRLIPHGRIGLPEDIGKAAVWLASDDSDYVLGHTLFVDGGMTLYPEIGSGA; encoded by the coding sequence ATGGCCTACCAACCACTGAGAGGACAGAAGGCCCTTGTGACCGGGGCCAACTCGGGAATCGGGGAGGGCGTAGCCCGAGCTCTGGCTGCAGCCGGCGCAGCAGTGGCGATCAACTACATTACGAACGCTGAGGTCGCCTATGCGATTGTGAACGAACTTCAAGCGAGCGGAGTTGACGCAATGGCCATCCGGGCTGACGTGTCCAAAGAGGACGAGGTTCGAGCGCTGTTTCGGGACGTATTTGCCGCCTGGGGGACCCTCGACATCCTGGTAAACAATGCGGGGGTCCATCGCGATGCGTCAATCACCGAGATGACTCTAGACCAATGGGAATTCGTGCTACGAGTGAACCTGACCGGGATGTTCCTCTGTGCACGCGAAGCAGCTCGTGAGATGATTCGGCGAGGGGTTCGGCCTGAGATCTCGCGGGCGGCAGGGAAAATTATCTGCATTTCGTCCGTGCAAGAGAAGATCCCATGGGCGGGCCGGGTCAACTACACGGCTTCAAAGGGGGGCGTAAAGCTTCTGATGCAATCCTTGGCAAAGGAGCTGGCACCGCACCGGATCAGGGTCAATTCGATCGCTCCCGGTGCTGTCCAGACGCGAAATAACCGCCGCACCCACGAAACGCAAGAAGAATTAGAACGGTTGCTGAGGCTGATTCCTCACGGACGCATCGGACTCCCTGAGGATATTGGGAAAGCGGCTGTATGGCTCGCCTCCGATGACTCGGACTATGTCCTTGGCCATACCCTCTTCGTCGATGGCGGTATGACGCTATATCCAGAGATCGGTAGCGGAGCCTAG
- a CDS encoding glycosyltransferase, with the protein MNLGIVTPQLSQYGGSEIFLLECLKRWQEELEITVYTPSFSKTLLKEFGISNNVRVIPLPSGGRSRDAFFYDTVILPRIWEQKILSHDLYFLYLFPTHFIHRKPSIWFAPEPLRAAYDLRHLNSSSEREIDVHFYPNLHYDRVRVSELDVLLHIIEKLDSTPTFDRLATNSQSMARYLENIYGRKPDRIVYPGVNLRIPTFPPPVSEQILSVGRLWRHKRVDLIVRALSLLPKGELAIVGEGPEKLSLKSLAQNLGLNGRVKFLGQVTQKRLEELYARCVLCVYTPVREPFGIVPLEAAAAGRPVVATEGGGYSEILNESCARFVPPTPEGIAKGMEAIIEDRALARRMGEAGRKIAARYTWDRTAADLLGFFRETTRNGGKKKIRRKTLLGAHYYPWYRAGRNPEHWNENQEFAAVTDFPIDGPYSSDNDALVHRHLTLALNSGLDFLVVNWQVTFTGLNPTEVAATRRLFNAVEEKGYPISIAILLAINADDPRVIGSALRTIRKEFIPLPAYQRFRKRPLIWYYLSNPFIGYFFYHYHDLIDLNRGCYPVATGALAYNKFLPGLLRQFFNGWCLYSPLQVGPKKIRESIWRDTYRDFSEAGGLIRVFTVCPGYDDSSLTSAQNKRSTYRILPREGARTYQRMQKIALELTPSPDFVVVTSFNEFHENTHIEPSEQFGDVYLKLTRAFKEALRK; encoded by the coding sequence ATGAACCTGGGAATCGTTACGCCGCAACTCAGCCAATACGGAGGTTCGGAGATTTTCCTCTTGGAGTGCCTGAAAAGGTGGCAGGAGGAACTTGAGATAACGGTGTATACCCCCTCTTTCAGCAAGACACTGCTCAAGGAATTTGGAATAAGTAATAATGTAAGGGTGATCCCTCTTCCTTCCGGGGGGAGGAGCAGAGATGCTTTTTTCTACGACACCGTCATCCTCCCTCGGATCTGGGAACAGAAGATCCTTTCGCACGATCTCTACTTTCTTTACTTATTTCCCACGCACTTCATCCACCGAAAGCCCTCCATCTGGTTCGCGCCTGAACCTCTTAGAGCAGCCTACGACCTGAGACATCTTAACAGTTCGAGCGAACGAGAGATTGACGTCCATTTTTATCCTAACTTACACTATGACAGGGTCAGGGTTTCTGAGCTTGACGTGCTCTTACACATCATCGAGAAGCTTGACTCTACTCCCACCTTCGACCGGTTGGCCACCAATAGCCAGTCCATGGCCAGATATCTTGAAAATATCTATGGACGGAAACCTGACCGGATCGTGTATCCCGGAGTCAATCTACGCATTCCAACTTTCCCACCTCCTGTTTCCGAGCAGATTCTCTCTGTGGGGAGGTTGTGGAGGCACAAGAGGGTGGACCTCATCGTTAGGGCCCTCTCGCTTCTGCCTAAGGGTGAGTTGGCCATTGTCGGTGAAGGTCCGGAAAAGCTGAGCCTAAAGAGCTTGGCGCAAAATCTGGGCCTCAACGGCAGGGTAAAGTTCCTTGGACAGGTCACCCAAAAACGTCTAGAGGAGCTGTACGCAAGATGCGTACTGTGCGTATACACCCCCGTGCGGGAGCCCTTTGGAATTGTACCCCTGGAGGCTGCGGCAGCCGGAAGACCAGTGGTGGCCACCGAAGGTGGGGGCTACAGCGAGATCCTCAACGAATCGTGTGCCCGCTTTGTGCCACCAACGCCGGAAGGGATCGCTAAGGGGATGGAGGCCATCATTGAGGATCGTGCGCTTGCGCGAAGGATGGGCGAAGCGGGAAGAAAGATCGCTGCCCGGTACACCTGGGATCGTACAGCGGCTGACCTGCTTGGATTTTTCCGAGAAACCACTCGCAATGGCGGCAAGAAGAAGATCCGGCGCAAGACCCTGCTAGGGGCTCATTATTACCCATGGTACCGTGCCGGGAGGAATCCTGAGCATTGGAACGAGAACCAGGAGTTCGCCGCCGTCACAGACTTCCCCATCGATGGGCCCTACTCCTCCGATAATGACGCTCTTGTCCATCGCCATCTGACTCTAGCCCTGAATTCCGGGCTCGACTTCCTTGTGGTGAACTGGCAGGTCACCTTCACGGGACTCAATCCCACTGAAGTCGCCGCTACCAGAAGACTCTTTAATGCGGTCGAAGAAAAGGGCTACCCGATATCGATTGCGATCCTCCTTGCTATTAACGCCGACGATCCCAGGGTCATTGGCAGTGCCCTCCGGACTATCCGAAAGGAGTTCATTCCATTACCAGCCTACCAGCGGTTTCGCAAGCGGCCTCTCATCTGGTATTACCTTAGCAATCCCTTTATTGGGTATTTTTTTTATCACTACCACGATCTGATTGATCTGAATCGCGGCTGTTACCCTGTGGCCACGGGCGCTCTGGCCTACAATAAGTTCCTCCCGGGGCTCCTCAGGCAATTCTTCAATGGATGGTGTCTGTACTCTCCACTACAAGTGGGACCAAAAAAGATCCGGGAATCAATATGGCGGGACACGTATAGGGACTTCTCCGAGGCTGGGGGCCTTATTCGGGTATTTACCGTCTGCCCGGGGTATGATGACTCATCTCTTACTTCCGCCCAGAACAAAAGGAGTACGTACCGCATCCTACCTCGAGAAGGCGCCCGGACCTATCAGAGGATGCAAAAAATTGCGTTAGAGCTCACCCCTTCCCCAGACTTCGTTGTCGTTACTAGCTTTAATGAATTCCACGAGAACACGCACATAGAGCCTTCAGAGCAGTTCGGGGACGTCTACCTGAAGTTGACGCGGGCCTTCAAGGAAGCATTGAGAAAGTAA